A window of the Mesorhizobium opportunistum WSM2075 genome harbors these coding sequences:
- a CDS encoding dihydrofolate reductase family protein, giving the protein MAKLIFRMNQSLDGYVDHLAMPPRPTLFRHWTEQVRDLAGSVYGRGMYEVMRYWDEDRPEWSAEGHEFAAAWRNQPKWVVSRSLTSVGPNATLVQDDVEAVIRGLKADLAGEISLSGPNLARSVTDLGLIDEYQLYFHPVVLGHGKPFFAGPRPPLRFVASDLIDDDVIRLTYVPA; this is encoded by the coding sequence ATGGCCAAGCTCATTTTCAGGATGAACCAGTCCCTCGATGGCTACGTCGACCACCTGGCAATGCCCCCACGCCCCACGCTCTTCCGTCACTGGACAGAGCAAGTGCGCGACCTTGCCGGCAGCGTGTACGGTCGCGGCATGTACGAGGTCATGCGTTATTGGGACGAAGACCGTCCCGAGTGGAGCGCGGAAGGACACGAGTTCGCGGCGGCGTGGCGAAACCAACCGAAATGGGTCGTGTCGCGCTCGCTGACGTCAGTCGGCCCCAATGCCACACTTGTCCAGGACGACGTCGAGGCGGTGATCCGTGGGCTGAAGGCTGATCTTGCTGGGGAGATTTCGCTGTCTGGCCCCAACCTTGCCCGAAGCGTGACCGACCTTGGTCTGATCGACGAGTACCAACTCTACTTCCACCCGGTCGTGCTTGGTCACGGCAAGCCGTTCTTCGCCGGCCCTCGGCCGCCGCTTCGCTTTGTGGCCAGCGATCTGATTGACGATGACGTGATCAGGTTGACCTACGTTCCTGCCTGA